In a genomic window of Streptomyces noursei ATCC 11455:
- a CDS encoding pyridoxal-phosphate dependent enzyme codes for MTPGHTSPTSSDGSGTPGVTLDDVRDAARRLSGVAHRTPVLRSRTLDARTGTRAFLKCENFQRAGAFKFRGAYHALSHLTPEQLARGVVAHSSGNHAQALALAARERGTRAVIVMPVDAPRSKRDATAGYGAEIVTYDRYTEDREAISRRISEERSLTVVPPYDHPHIIAGQGTTALELLEETGPLDVLLVPVGGGGLMAGAATAATALAPGIRMIGVEPEAGDDTRRSLAAGHRVAVPVPRTIADGQAVETPGELTFAINRRLVDSVVLVTDDEIRAAMAFAFERLKIVIEPSGASALAALLAGRLGPPPAPGRPAGDSRPTRTGVIVSGGNIGVDRFRELLG; via the coding sequence ATGACCCCTGGCCACACGAGCCCCACCAGCTCCGACGGCAGCGGCACCCCGGGCGTCACCCTCGACGACGTCCGGGACGCCGCCCGCCGGCTCTCCGGCGTGGCCCACCGCACCCCCGTGCTGCGCTCCCGCACCCTCGACGCGCGGACCGGCACCCGGGCGTTCCTCAAGTGCGAGAACTTCCAGCGGGCCGGCGCCTTCAAGTTCCGCGGCGCCTACCACGCCCTCTCCCACCTCACCCCCGAGCAGCTCGCCCGTGGGGTCGTCGCCCACTCCTCGGGCAACCACGCCCAGGCCCTCGCCCTCGCCGCCCGGGAACGCGGCACCCGCGCCGTCATCGTGATGCCCGTCGACGCGCCGCGCTCCAAACGGGACGCCACCGCCGGCTACGGCGCCGAGATCGTCACCTACGACCGCTACACCGAGGACCGCGAGGCCATCAGCCGCCGGATCTCCGAGGAGCGCAGCCTGACCGTCGTCCCCCCGTACGACCACCCGCACATCATCGCCGGACAGGGCACCACCGCCCTGGAGCTCCTGGAGGAGACCGGCCCGCTCGACGTCCTCCTGGTGCCCGTCGGCGGCGGCGGACTGATGGCCGGCGCCGCCACCGCCGCGACCGCCCTGGCCCCCGGTATCCGCATGATCGGCGTCGAGCCGGAGGCCGGCGACGACACCCGCCGCTCCCTGGCCGCCGGCCACCGCGTCGCCGTCCCCGTGCCCCGCACCATCGCCGACGGCCAGGCCGTCGAGACCCCCGGCGAGCTGACCTTTGCGATCAACCGACGCCTGGTCGACTCCGTGGTCCTGGTCACCGACGACGAGATCCGCGCCGCCATGGCCTTCGCCTTCGAACGCCTCAAGATCGTCATCGAGCCCAGCGGCGCCAGCGCCCTCGCGGCCCTGCTCGCCGGCCGCCTGGGCCCTCCGCCGGCACCCGGACGGCCCGCGGGGGACTCCCGGCCGACCCGCACCGGCGTGATCGTCTCCGGCGGCAACATCGGCGTGGACCGCTTCCGGGAACTGCTCGGCTGA
- the dnaG gene encoding DNA primase translates to MAGRINDDDVKAVRDAVPIDAVVSEYLQLRNAGGGNLKGLCPFHDEKSPSFHVSPAKGLYHCFGCQEGGDTVDFVMKIDHLSFAETIERLAAQAGITLRYEEGGYTPGRQQGERTRLVEAHKAAAQYYTDQLESPEAEIARRFLAERGFAQDAAQHFGVGYSPAGWDHLTRYLRGRGFTDKELVLSGLSQEGRRGPIDRFRGRLMWPIRDIAGEVVGFGARKLRDDDNGPKYLNTPETPLYRKSQVLYGIDLAKKEIAKSSRAVVVEGYTDVMACHLAGITTAIATCGTAFGEGHIKILRRLLMDNSGSEVVFTFDGDAAGQKAALRAFEDDQKFAAETSIAITPGGMDPCDLRLAKGDQAVADLVESRTPLFEFALRQVVSRHNLDTPVGRAAALDEAAPIVARIKNSAIQHESAVQLAGMLGILDTQFVVRRVAQLARWARERGRDGAPGQGRPQRRDAPPAAEPQRPAPGAGGPALNLRSPAHRVERELLKLALQRPDLVSPAFDAYGADEFTAPPYAVVRQCIEEAGGASAGSADGDYLARVRDAAPDDTVRAMVTELAVEPLHTRRDPDEAYAGVQLVAVRLAAVNQRVTEIRGTLQRLGPRADPQQLAAVQNELWVLQQYGQSLRERGAAAL, encoded by the coding sequence GTGGCAGGCAGGATCAACGATGACGATGTGAAGGCGGTACGGGACGCGGTCCCGATCGACGCCGTCGTGTCCGAGTATCTCCAGCTCCGTAACGCCGGCGGCGGCAACCTCAAGGGCCTGTGCCCCTTCCACGACGAGAAGTCCCCGTCCTTCCACGTGAGCCCCGCCAAGGGTCTCTACCACTGCTTCGGCTGCCAAGAGGGCGGCGACACCGTCGACTTCGTCATGAAGATCGACCACCTCTCCTTCGCCGAGACCATCGAGCGCCTCGCCGCCCAGGCCGGCATCACCCTCCGCTACGAGGAGGGCGGCTACACCCCCGGCCGCCAGCAGGGCGAGCGCACCCGCCTCGTCGAGGCCCACAAGGCCGCCGCCCAGTACTACACCGACCAGCTGGAGAGCCCCGAGGCGGAGATCGCCCGGCGGTTCCTCGCCGAGCGAGGCTTCGCCCAGGACGCCGCCCAGCACTTCGGCGTCGGCTACAGCCCCGCCGGCTGGGACCACCTCACCCGCTACCTCCGCGGCCGTGGCTTCACCGACAAGGAACTGGTCCTCTCCGGCCTCTCCCAGGAAGGCCGCCGCGGCCCCATCGACCGCTTCCGCGGCCGCCTGATGTGGCCCATCCGCGACATCGCCGGCGAGGTCGTCGGCTTCGGCGCCCGCAAGCTCCGCGACGACGACAACGGCCCCAAGTACCTCAACACCCCCGAGACCCCCCTCTACCGCAAGTCCCAGGTCCTCTACGGCATCGACCTCGCCAAGAAGGAGATCGCCAAGAGCAGCCGCGCGGTGGTCGTCGAGGGCTACACCGACGTCATGGCCTGCCACCTCGCCGGGATCACCACCGCCATCGCCACCTGCGGCACCGCCTTCGGCGAGGGCCACATCAAGATCCTCCGCCGGCTGCTGATGGACAACTCCGGCTCCGAGGTGGTCTTCACCTTCGACGGCGACGCCGCCGGCCAGAAGGCCGCCCTGCGCGCCTTCGAGGACGACCAGAAGTTCGCCGCCGAGACCTCCATCGCCATCACCCCCGGCGGCATGGACCCCTGCGACCTGCGGCTCGCCAAGGGCGACCAGGCCGTCGCCGACCTCGTCGAGTCCCGCACCCCGCTCTTCGAGTTCGCGCTCCGCCAGGTCGTCTCCCGGCACAACCTCGACACCCCCGTCGGCCGGGCCGCCGCCCTCGACGAGGCCGCCCCCATCGTCGCCCGCATCAAGAACAGCGCCATCCAGCACGAGTCCGCCGTCCAGCTGGCCGGCATGCTCGGCATCCTGGACACCCAGTTCGTCGTCCGCCGGGTCGCCCAGCTCGCCCGCTGGGCCCGCGAGCGCGGCCGCGACGGCGCCCCCGGCCAGGGCCGCCCGCAGCGCCGCGACGCACCCCCCGCCGCCGAGCCGCAGCGCCCCGCGCCCGGCGCCGGCGGCCCCGCCCTCAACCTCCGCAGCCCCGCCCACCGCGTCGAGCGCGAACTCCTCAAGCTCGCCCTCCAGCGCCCCGACCTGGTCTCCCCGGCCTTCGACGCCTACGGCGCCGACGAGTTCACCGCACCCCCGTACGCCGTCGTCCGGCAGTGCATCGAGGAGGCCGGCGGCGCCTCCGCCGGATCCGCCGACGGCGACTATCTGGCCCGGGTGCGCGACGCCGCACCCGACGACACCGTCCGCGCCATGGTCACCGAGCTGGCCGTGGAACCGCTGCACACCCGCCGCGACCCCGACGAGGCGTACGCCGGCGTCCAGTTGGTCGCCGTCCGCCTCGCCGCCGTCAACCAACGCGTCACGGAGATCCGCGGCACCCTCCAGCGCCTGGGCCCGCGCGCCGACCCCCAGCAACTCGCCGCCGTCCAGAACGAACTCTGGGTCCTCCAGCAGTACGGCCAGTCCCTCCGCGAACGCGGCGCCGCCGCCCTCTGA
- a CDS encoding glycosyltransferase family 2 protein, producing MRQLRLGVAILTMGNRPTELQDLLDSVAKQDLPATHIVVVGNGSPLPTLPDGVTGVSLTENLGVSGGRNVALDELRKLGDLDLVVDLDDDGLLISTDVFSRLAELYAEDPKLGIVSFRIADELGRTQRRHVPRLRVGDPQRGGLVTTFLGGGHALSVPMLDRIGGWPDEFFYAHEETDLAWRALDDGWRIRYAPEVVLQHPYTSPTRHAVYHRMVARNRVWLAKRHLPAVLVPVYLGVWAALTAVRGRSAAGMRAWAAGFAEGVRTPCGRRRPMRWRTVWRMTRLGRPPVI from the coding sequence GTGCGTCAGCTGCGCCTGGGCGTCGCCATCTTGACCATGGGAAACCGCCCCACCGAACTGCAGGACCTGCTGGATTCGGTGGCGAAGCAGGATCTCCCCGCGACGCACATCGTGGTCGTCGGCAACGGCTCGCCGCTGCCGACGCTGCCCGACGGCGTCACCGGTGTGTCGCTGACCGAGAACCTGGGTGTCTCCGGTGGCCGGAACGTCGCCCTGGACGAGCTGCGCAAGCTCGGCGACCTGGACCTGGTGGTCGATCTGGACGACGACGGGCTGCTGATCAGCACGGACGTCTTCAGTCGGCTCGCCGAACTCTACGCGGAGGACCCGAAGTTGGGGATCGTCAGCTTCCGCATCGCCGACGAACTGGGCCGCACCCAGCGCCGCCACGTGCCGCGTCTGCGGGTCGGCGATCCGCAGCGGGGCGGGCTGGTCACCACGTTCCTCGGCGGCGGGCACGCACTGTCCGTGCCGATGCTGGACCGGATCGGCGGCTGGCCGGACGAGTTCTTCTACGCCCATGAGGAGACCGACCTGGCCTGGCGGGCGCTGGACGACGGCTGGCGCATCCGTTACGCCCCGGAGGTCGTGCTGCAGCACCCGTACACCTCGCCGACCCGGCACGCGGTCTACCACCGGATGGTCGCCCGGAACCGCGTCTGGCTCGCGAAGCGCCATCTGCCGGCCGTGCTGGTCCCCGTCTATCTGGGGGTGTGGGCGGCGCTGACGGCCGTCCGCGGCCGCTCGGCGGCGGGCATGCGGGCCTGGGCCGCGGGCTTCGCCGAGGGGGTGCGCACCCCGTGCGGCCGACGCCGGCCGATGCGCTGGCGCACGGTGTGGCGGATGACCCGGCTGGGACGTCCGCCGGTCATCTAG
- a CDS encoding SUKH-4 family immunity protein yields the protein MPQLTDRSMMESVFPPEKLVTLEEEKLPAEIDVATRALLTTTGLPDDRSSFFVLDGGLFAGETPDRFRRCAQLSHFSEYHDMPEGWAQWLVLGEIHYDVVVLDPVSGAVHALPDGEFTARPLNQSLDSFLYFLYLLELERPGYDATVSEDLPDPEALAESLRERMRNADPLPFEGVEPVWSEEADWEAEDAGPVPTWDGVLSDVYETVG from the coding sequence ATGCCCCAGCTCACCGACCGGTCGATGATGGAGTCGGTATTCCCTCCGGAAAAACTCGTCACGCTGGAGGAAGAGAAGCTGCCGGCGGAAATCGATGTGGCCACGCGTGCGCTGCTGACCACCACGGGCCTGCCGGACGACCGGAGTTCCTTTTTCGTGCTCGACGGCGGCCTCTTCGCCGGGGAAACCCCCGACCGGTTCCGTCGGTGCGCGCAGCTCAGTCATTTCTCCGAGTACCACGACATGCCGGAGGGCTGGGCACAGTGGCTGGTGCTGGGTGAGATCCACTACGACGTGGTGGTGCTGGACCCGGTCTCCGGTGCCGTCCACGCCCTGCCGGACGGGGAGTTCACGGCCCGTCCGCTGAATCAGAGCCTGGACTCCTTCCTCTATTTCCTCTATCTCCTCGAACTGGAGCGCCCCGGCTACGACGCCACGGTGTCGGAGGACCTGCCCGACCCCGAGGCGCTGGCGGAGTCCCTCCGGGAGCGCATGCGGAACGCCGACCCGCTGCCGTTCGAAGGGGTGGAGCCCGTCTGGTCGGAGGAGGCCGACTGGGAGGCCGAGGACGCCGGGCCCGTTCCGACGTGGGACGGTGTCCTCTCAGACGTATACGAGACGGTGGGTTAG
- a CDS encoding nucleic acid/nucleotide deaminase domain-containing protein has translation MTVPEGELRKFGPEATGDPLAVPESVRRLVQVAVPWTVGPYFSTSPDDPVVLDAYAESVGTAVAREEQRQWARLGTDRGHELCAAPGGEVRAVLLGYQEPPRFVSSSPEQFAQCLLELDRALRVILGTDQPEAAAEAFAAAERQLRATDPAAFADRENWWPLVLDDIRDTAGTEWYAAFEYVGDDGEKQVVTRAGGIALHPEESLWSALRGAGVEPSQVTRIHTELEACFLPGHYCSLWLAQMFPDAELTHNFPYGESAESRAEGIRLLREAAAQQ, from the coding sequence ATGACAGTGCCCGAGGGTGAACTGCGGAAGTTCGGACCGGAGGCGACCGGCGATCCGTTGGCGGTCCCGGAGAGCGTCCGCCGGCTGGTGCAGGTCGCCGTCCCGTGGACGGTCGGCCCCTATTTCTCCACCTCCCCCGACGACCCCGTCGTGCTGGACGCCTATGCGGAGTCCGTCGGGACGGCGGTGGCACGCGAGGAGCAGCGGCAGTGGGCGCGCCTGGGCACCGACCGGGGCCACGAGCTCTGCGCCGCCCCCGGGGGCGAGGTGCGGGCGGTGCTGCTCGGCTACCAGGAGCCGCCCCGGTTCGTGAGCTCCTCGCCCGAGCAGTTCGCCCAGTGCCTGCTCGAACTGGACCGGGCGTTGCGCGTCATCCTCGGCACCGACCAGCCGGAGGCCGCCGCGGAGGCGTTCGCCGCGGCGGAGCGGCAGCTGCGCGCCACGGACCCGGCGGCCTTCGCCGACCGGGAGAACTGGTGGCCGCTGGTCCTCGACGACATCCGGGACACCGCCGGCACGGAGTGGTACGCGGCCTTCGAGTACGTCGGCGACGACGGCGAGAAGCAGGTGGTGACCCGCGCCGGCGGCATCGCCCTGCACCCCGAGGAGAGCCTGTGGTCCGCGCTGCGCGGCGCGGGCGTCGAGCCGTCCCAGGTGACGCGGATCCACACGGAGTTGGAGGCGTGCTTCCTGCCCGGCCACTACTGCTCGCTGTGGCTGGCCCAGATGTTCCCGGACGCCGAGTTGACCCACAACTTCCCCTACGGCGAGAGCGCCGAGTCCCGGGCAGAGGGGATCCGCCTCCTTCGCGAGGCGGCCGCCCAGCAGTGA
- a CDS encoding RNA polymerase sigma factor: MQTRTLPAAPAGGAPAAPPDTGLLTVPVTVPQQAEPPAAELLAAEIPPEHPDAPDPTDAPDPTDATDTTDTADPTDTADPTDTADTADPAPRPDTGGPSSDLFRQYLREIGRIPLLTAAEEVDLARRVEAGLFAEEKLTRTPDLDSQLAHDLDTLVVRGRIAKRRLIESNLRLVVSVAKRYVGRGLTMLDLVQEGNLGLIRAVEKFDYARGYKFSTYATWWIRQAMSRALADQARTIRVPVHVVELINRVVRVQRRMLQERGYEPTPDEVAAHLGLTPERVTDVLRLAREPVSLHAPVGEEDDVALGDLIEDGDAASPVESAAFLLLREHLDAVLSTLGERERKVVQLRYGLADGRPRTLEEIGRIFGVTRERIRQIESKTLGKLRDHAFVDQLRGYLD; the protein is encoded by the coding sequence GTGCAGACCCGGACCCTCCCCGCCGCACCTGCCGGCGGCGCACCGGCCGCCCCGCCCGATACCGGCCTGCTGACCGTGCCGGTCACGGTGCCGCAGCAGGCCGAACCCCCCGCCGCCGAACTTCTGGCCGCGGAGATCCCCCCGGAGCACCCCGACGCCCCGGACCCGACCGACGCCCCGGACCCGACCGACGCGACCGACACGACAGACACCGCAGACCCCACGGACACCGCAGACCCCACAGACACCGCAGACACCGCGGACCCCGCGCCCCGCCCGGACACCGGCGGCCCCTCCTCCGACCTCTTCCGCCAGTACCTCCGCGAGATCGGCCGGATCCCGCTGCTCACCGCCGCCGAGGAAGTCGACCTGGCCCGCCGCGTCGAAGCCGGCCTCTTCGCCGAGGAGAAACTCACCCGCACCCCCGACCTCGACTCCCAACTCGCCCACGACCTCGACACGTTGGTGGTCCGCGGCCGGATCGCCAAACGCCGCCTGATCGAGTCCAACCTGCGGCTGGTGGTCTCCGTCGCCAAACGCTACGTCGGCCGCGGCCTGACCATGCTCGACCTCGTCCAGGAGGGCAACCTCGGACTGATCCGCGCCGTCGAGAAGTTCGACTACGCCCGCGGCTACAAGTTCTCCACCTACGCGACCTGGTGGATCCGCCAGGCGATGTCCCGCGCTCTCGCCGACCAGGCCCGCACCATCCGCGTCCCGGTCCACGTCGTCGAACTGATCAACCGCGTCGTCCGGGTCCAGCGCAGGATGCTCCAGGAACGCGGCTACGAACCCACCCCCGATGAGGTGGCCGCCCACCTCGGCCTCACCCCGGAACGCGTCACCGACGTCCTGCGGCTGGCCCGGGAACCGGTCTCGCTGCACGCCCCCGTCGGCGAGGAGGACGACGTCGCCCTCGGCGACCTCATCGAGGACGGCGACGCCGCCTCACCCGTGGAATCCGCCGCGTTCCTGCTGCTCCGCGAACACCTCGACGCGGTCCTGTCCACCCTCGGCGAACGCGAACGCAAGGTCGTCCAGCTCCGCTACGGCCTCGCCGACGGCCGCCCCCGCACCCTGGAGGAGATAGGCCGGATCTTCGGCGTCACCCGCGAACGCATCCGGCAGATCGAATCCAAGACCCTCGGAAAACTCCGCGACCACGCCTTCGTCGACCAGCTCCGCGGCTACCTCGACTGA
- a CDS encoding WXG100-like domain-containing protein produces MGVVLPGWADEILDIIGVSWPNVDEDDYRAMADSLRGFADDIEHGANQAHQVIESLVGTAGGSLGVAALNAHWGKVNGKHLKGLAECGRMAGTAMDVVAGLVEGAKIAAIAQLAILAAEVIAAQAAAPFTFGLSEVGALAGTQATRIAVKRIIKEVCEQVVEQVVSVALSPIEEALGAMVGDLVVQVGANALGVQKGIDVGHAAQAGKEAGKSAAGAMQLLSAGGEGGSGGGGGGGGGGFTFDPDAHDSVVTGLQSAGGTFRSGAGGKLGRAKSHHGRTRGKDAIANAAAPMIDKALEGLETGVKRTADHLDDKMVNGVKKMKLNHRENDEGIATDLKNIGKNSHGNAPMYNVSDKGKVTRLTTEGHKDLTAEDRKRLKPIGLLSDDHVPRREAGKYPLPPADERKRKPSQQVGFGSTDLSQATQLARHANTGAGSKQGDYGRVSKGKFSSRNYAAARYGKRGADDEFVLVGRSKWPGMHSERQVGIPFLDSGKSKGMSELYTEREPCTTGPGTRDCSAWMSHHLPSDVKVSHTVEYGDTAESKKKGNDEMEKYLNGINRRKK; encoded by the coding sequence GTGGGCGTGGTACTTCCGGGTTGGGCCGACGAGATACTCGACATCATCGGCGTCTCGTGGCCGAATGTGGACGAGGACGACTATCGCGCGATGGCGGACTCCTTGAGGGGATTCGCGGACGACATCGAGCACGGGGCGAACCAGGCGCATCAGGTGATCGAGAGCCTGGTGGGCACGGCGGGGGGTTCGCTGGGGGTGGCGGCCCTCAACGCCCACTGGGGCAAGGTCAACGGCAAGCACCTGAAGGGGCTCGCGGAGTGCGGGCGCATGGCGGGGACCGCCATGGACGTCGTCGCCGGCCTCGTCGAGGGCGCCAAGATCGCGGCCATCGCGCAACTCGCCATCCTGGCCGCGGAGGTGATCGCGGCCCAGGCGGCGGCGCCGTTCACCTTCGGCCTGTCCGAAGTGGGGGCGCTGGCGGGTACGCAAGCGACCCGGATCGCCGTGAAAAGGATCATCAAGGAGGTCTGCGAGCAGGTCGTCGAGCAGGTCGTCAGCGTCGCGCTGTCGCCGATCGAGGAGGCGCTCGGGGCGATGGTCGGCGACCTGGTGGTCCAGGTGGGGGCCAATGCCCTCGGGGTGCAGAAGGGCATCGACGTCGGCCATGCGGCCCAGGCCGGCAAGGAGGCCGGGAAGTCCGCGGCCGGTGCGATGCAGTTGCTCAGCGCCGGCGGGGAAGGCGGCAGCGGAGGCGGTGGGGGCGGCGGGGGCGGCGGCTTCACCTTCGATCCGGACGCCCACGACAGTGTGGTCACCGGCCTGCAGAGCGCCGGCGGCACCTTCCGCAGCGGGGCCGGCGGCAAGCTCGGGCGGGCCAAGAGCCATCACGGTCGGACCCGCGGCAAGGACGCCATCGCCAACGCCGCCGCCCCGATGATCGACAAGGCGCTGGAGGGGCTGGAGACCGGCGTCAAGCGGACGGCGGACCATCTCGACGACAAGATGGTCAACGGCGTCAAGAAGATGAAGCTGAACCATCGTGAGAACGACGAAGGTATCGCGACCGACCTCAAGAACATCGGCAAGAATTCGCACGGCAATGCGCCGATGTACAACGTCAGCGACAAGGGGAAGGTCACCCGTCTCACCACCGAAGGGCACAAGGACCTCACCGCCGAGGACCGGAAGCGGCTCAAGCCGATCGGGCTTCTGAGCGACGACCACGTCCCGCGACGGGAGGCCGGCAAATATCCGCTGCCGCCGGCGGACGAGCGCAAGCGGAAGCCCTCCCAGCAGGTTGGCTTCGGCAGTACGGACCTGTCGCAGGCCACCCAGCTGGCGCGGCACGCCAACACCGGCGCGGGCAGTAAGCAGGGAGATTACGGTCGGGTCAGCAAGGGGAAATTCTCCAGTCGGAACTACGCCGCGGCACGGTATGGCAAACGCGGCGCCGACGATGAATTCGTGCTCGTCGGCCGCAGTAAATGGCCGGGAATGCACTCCGAACGTCAGGTCGGCATCCCGTTCCTGGACTCCGGAAAATCGAAGGGCATGTCCGAGCTCTATACCGAGCGCGAGCCCTGCACCACCGGGCCCGGCACCAGGGACTGCAGCGCCTGGATGTCGCACCATCTCCCGAGCGACGTCAAGGTTTCGCACACCGTCGAGTACGGCGACACCGCGGAGTCCAAGAAGAAGGGAAACGACGAAATGGAGAAGTATCTCAACGGCATTAATCGGCGCAAGAAGTAG
- a CDS encoding MBL fold metallo-hydrolase, which produces METRVDEIADGIYRISTYVPDVAAPAGFTFNQFLIDAEEPLLFHTGMRHLFPAVSEAVGRVVPVAELRWLAFGHVEADECGAMNEFLAAAPRAEVAHGLQGCLVSLNDLADRPPRPLAHGETLDLGGKELLRRRVMHLNTPHVPHNWEARVLFEETTGTLLCGDLFTHLGNGPPITERDLVGPALDAEEMFRQTSCLTAAVETMRSLARLSPRTLAVMHGSSYDGDGAAALRALADGYQERFGPELAFAARPSALAGANAPQG; this is translated from the coding sequence ATGGAGACACGCGTCGACGAGATCGCCGATGGGATCTACCGGATCTCCACCTACGTTCCCGACGTGGCCGCGCCGGCCGGCTTCACGTTCAACCAGTTCCTCATCGACGCGGAGGAGCCGCTGCTGTTCCACACGGGCATGCGGCATCTCTTCCCCGCGGTCTCGGAGGCGGTGGGAAGGGTGGTTCCGGTGGCGGAGCTGCGTTGGCTGGCGTTCGGACACGTGGAGGCCGACGAGTGCGGGGCGATGAACGAGTTCCTGGCCGCGGCCCCGCGCGCCGAGGTGGCCCACGGGCTCCAGGGGTGTCTGGTCTCGCTCAACGATCTCGCCGACCGGCCGCCGCGCCCGTTGGCGCACGGCGAGACGCTGGACCTGGGTGGCAAGGAGCTGCTGCGCCGCCGGGTGATGCACCTCAACACCCCGCATGTGCCGCACAATTGGGAGGCGCGGGTGCTGTTCGAGGAGACCACCGGCACGCTGCTGTGCGGTGATCTGTTCACTCATCTGGGCAACGGCCCGCCGATCACCGAACGCGACCTGGTCGGGCCGGCGCTGGACGCGGAGGAGATGTTCCGCCAGACGTCCTGTCTGACGGCGGCGGTGGAGACCATGCGTTCCCTGGCCCGGCTCTCGCCCCGGACGCTGGCCGTGATGCACGGGTCGTCGTACGACGGGGACGGCGCGGCGGCGCTGCGCGCGCTGGCCGACGGCTATCAGGAGCGGTTCGGCCCGGAGCTGGCGTTCGCCGCCCGGCCGAGTGCCCTGGCCGGCGCCAACGCCCCACAGGGCTGA
- a CDS encoding FGGY family carbohydrate kinase: protein MGIVAGLDSSSESTRIVVCDADTGAVIRQGYAPHPVEKGPEVDPQAWLMSLGEAAGNGLLEGVQAIGVAAQQHGLVALDADGNPVRPALVGNDKRAQSAAADLVDALGGRAAWAQAVGSVPQAQHAVTKLRWLARTEPANAARVAEVMTPHDWLAWQLLGRPARRTTDRGGASATGYWSAATGTYRPDLVELALGHQVRLPEVLGPSGTAGFTPEGLLISAGTGETMAAAFGLGVGVGDAVVSLGASGSVFAIHDEAPADPSGTITSFADATGRHLPVVHTTNAVRVLRGTAEMLGTDLAGLSELALQSSPGAYGMVLLPYLEGERTPHLPHTAGSLHGMRRESMKPEHLARAAVEGMLCGLADALDVLRARGVAVRRVFLLGAAAELGAVQVAAPGLFGAQVVVPQPAEYAALGAARQAAWAWQVAHGTAVPAAGGDGGAGYPEPPRWPAAASQVFEPGEELPVWQAVRQQYAAVRDEAHPGAFQREG from the coding sequence ATGGGGATAGTCGCCGGGTTGGACAGTTCGTCCGAGAGCACACGGATCGTCGTCTGCGATGCGGACACGGGTGCCGTCATCAGGCAGGGGTACGCGCCGCACCCCGTCGAGAAGGGGCCCGAGGTCGATCCGCAGGCGTGGCTGATGTCGCTCGGCGAGGCCGCCGGGAACGGGCTGCTGGAGGGCGTCCAGGCGATCGGTGTGGCGGCGCAGCAGCACGGGCTGGTGGCGCTGGACGCCGACGGGAATCCGGTGCGGCCGGCGCTGGTGGGCAACGACAAGCGGGCGCAGAGCGCAGCGGCGGACCTGGTGGACGCGCTGGGCGGGCGGGCGGCCTGGGCGCAGGCCGTCGGGTCGGTGCCGCAGGCGCAGCACGCGGTGACCAAGCTGCGGTGGCTGGCGCGCACCGAGCCGGCGAACGCGGCCCGGGTCGCGGAGGTCATGACGCCGCACGACTGGCTGGCCTGGCAGTTGCTGGGCCGGCCGGCGCGGCGCACGACGGACCGGGGCGGGGCCTCGGCGACCGGCTACTGGTCGGCGGCGACCGGCACGTACCGGCCGGATCTGGTGGAGCTGGCGCTGGGGCATCAGGTGCGGCTGCCGGAGGTGCTGGGGCCGTCGGGGACGGCGGGTTTCACGCCGGAGGGGCTGCTGATCTCGGCCGGGACCGGCGAGACCATGGCCGCCGCCTTCGGGCTGGGGGTCGGGGTGGGCGACGCGGTGGTGTCGCTGGGAGCCTCGGGGTCGGTGTTCGCCATCCACGACGAGGCGCCGGCGGACCCGTCCGGGACGATCACGTCGTTCGCCGACGCGACCGGGCGGCATCTGCCGGTGGTGCACACCACCAACGCGGTGCGGGTGCTGCGCGGTACCGCGGAGATGCTGGGGACGGATCTTGCGGGGCTCTCGGAGCTGGCGCTGCAGTCGTCGCCGGGCGCGTACGGGATGGTGCTGCTGCCGTATCTGGAGGGCGAGCGGACGCCGCATCTGCCGCACACCGCGGGGTCGTTGCACGGGATGCGGCGGGAGAGCATGAAGCCGGAGCATCTGGCGCGGGCGGCCGTGGAGGGCATGCTGTGCGGGCTCGCGGACGCGCTGGACGTGCTGCGGGCCCGGGGGGTGGCGGTGCGCCGGGTGTTCCTGCTGGGGGCGGCGGCGGAGCTGGGTGCGGTACAGGTGGCCGCGCCGGGGTTGTTCGGGGCGCAGGTCGTGGTGCCGCAGCCGGCCGAGTACGCGGCGCTGGGCGCGGCGCGGCAGGCGGCGTGGGCGTGGCAGGTGGCGCACGGGACGGCCGTCCCGGCCGCCGGTGGGGACGGCGGTGCGGGGTATCCGGAGCCGCCGCGGTGGCCGGCCGCGGCGAGCCAGGTCTTCGAACCGGGCGAGGAGCTGCCGGTGTGGCAGGCCGTGCGGCAGCAGTACGCGGCGGTGCGGGACGAGGCCCATCCGGGGGCGTTCCAGCGGGAGGGGTGA